ggccgtgGCGGCGGCCACGGCGGCGGTGGAAGGCGGGGCGGCAGGTGGAGGGGGACCCTACCACCACTACCACCAGGAGCAGGCCCGCGGGGCCTCCGCCTCGCGCGGCGGCCTGCCCCGCCGCCAGAGCGgtaagaggaggaagaagggcaAAAGGAGGAGCCACcacctggggagcagggagtgcGGggcctccttcccctgctccgAGCTGCTGCCGCTCAGTGGCTCCGAGGAGAGAATACTGAAGGACTTGAgcgaggaggaagaggaggatgaagatgaggacGAAGACGACgaggaggaagggaagctcTACTACAGCGATGACTATGGAGAGGATGAGTTTTCATACTCGGACCAGCCCCCCGATGACGGTGGAGGCCCCGGGGGTTACAGCTCCGTCCGCTACAGCGAGTACGAGTGCTGCGAGCGCGTGGTGATCAACGTGTCGGGCCTGCGGTTCGAGACCCAGCTGAAGACGTTAGCTCAGTTCCCGGAGACGCTGCTGGGGGATCCAGCCAAGCGCGGGAGGTACTTCGATCCTCTCAGGAACGAGTACTTCTTCGACAGGAACCGGCCCAGCTTTGACGCCATCCTGTACTACTACCAGAGCGGCGGCCGGCTGAAGAGGCCGGTCAATGTACCCTTTGACATCTTCTCTGAGGAGGTGAAGTTCTACCAGCTTGGGGAGGAGGCCATGCTCAAGTTCAGGGAGGACGAAGGCTTTGtcaaagaggaagaggagaaggttTTGCCGGAGAATGAGTTTAAGAGGCAGGTTTGGCTGCTGTTTGAGTACCCGGAAAGCTCCAGTCCAGCCAGAGGCATTGCCATTGTCTCCGTCTTGGTCATCTTGATCTCCATCGTCATCTTTTGTCTGGAGACTTTACCAGAGTTCAGAGATGACAAGGAATTCGTCATGTCGCTGAGCTTAGGGAAGGGGCTTTCCAACGAGTCTCTTCGCCTGGACGCTGGGGAGCACACCATCTTCAACGACCCTTTTTTCATTGTAGAGACCGTGTGCATCATTTGGTTCTCCTTTGAGTTTACAGTGCGCTGCTTTGCGTGTCCCAGCAAAGCGCACTTCTTCAAGAACGTCATGAACATCATAGACATTGTGTCCATCTTGCCTTACTTCATCACCCTGGGCACGGACCTGGcgcaggagcagggcagccagcagGCCATGTCCTTTGCCATCCTGAGGATCATCCGTCTGGTCAGGGTGTTTCGCATCTTCAAGCTCTCCAGGCACTCCAAGGGTTTGCAGATCCTGGGTCACACGCTCAGGGCCAGCATGAGGGAACTTGGCCTcctcatcttcttcctttttatcGGAgtcattttgttttccagtgctGTTTACTTCGCAGAGGCTGACGAGCCTGCCACCCATTTTCAAAGCATCCCAGATGCCTTTTGGTGGGCCGTAGTGACCATGACTACGGTGGGTTATGGGGACATGAAGCCCATAACCGTGGGTGGGAAAATAGTCGGGTCCCTGTGTGCCATTGCAGGAGTGTTAACCATTGCTTTACCAGTGCCAGTGATTGTCTCCAATTTTAACTATTTCTACCACAGAGAAACTGAGAACGAAGAGCACACGCAGATGATGCAAAATGCGGTCAGTTGCCCTTACCTCCCAACAAATTTACTGAAGAAATTTAGGAGTGCATCCTCTTCATCCACAGAGGATAAATCAGAGTATTTGGAGATGGAAGAAGGAGTTAAAGAATCTCTTTGTGTAAAGGAGACTAAAAGTCAGGACACGGGGAATAGCAGTGagtcagagaagaaaaactgtGTAAATTCAAATTCTGTGGAAACTGATGTGTAGTTTTGAGCctttccaaatatatttatgCATTAAAGAGTGcagtgaaaataatgaaatatgcAAACAAGAGTCTGCAGCATACAGTAGTATGCCATTTAATggttaaatacaaataaaaagcattGCTGAAGGTGTATTACATATCAAGTAAGTGGTACAACTTGAGGAAAGGATTGCTAGATCTGATAAATTTTCagactttatatttttattagaatgCAAGTGTTTTGCACATGAGgctgaaaaatttattaaaaccaAGTCAGTTTTAAAGTGGGTGCATGAACTGTCGACATCACTAATAACAGCTCTGTGGTAAAAGTTGGCATTCAGAGGTATTTACTATGTAAGAAACAATGAAGTTTGGTAGTCATTTATCTATTTATCAGTGCTTTAATAGCAGCTACCATAAATCATTGGATACCATAGTCATTGTTTTTCAAATGGTAAATTTACTGTAAAAAGATATTCTACAGAAGATAgatctaacttttttttttttccttgaaatctATAATGCTTGTTTTTAACTGGAAATTTACTTTGAAAAGGCTGTTGACCCTCcagaaattgtttatttttataactcTCTTTGGAGGCATTGCAGCATTTGTTGTctaataatgaaagaaatgaagTAAGAGTTAAACCTGGTCTGACTGCAAAGGCAAAATGACTGGAATGCTTTTTTTGCACTACTTTATATGCTGGAGATATATTGAAAGAGACTTCATACTGTGAATGTTTACTAATGTAATAGTTCAATGACAATCATTGGGAGAGTGAATTCTGCATcatattttgttgtttcttctttctctgtgatGCTGATGGCAAAACAGCTGACATGACATCAATTCCATGCTCTTTTTAATTATGAGTACCTGTCATCTGGAAAAGGATTGTGAAGTAAAATTTTctaatcaaaattatttgaaattggTGTTTTCTACTGATGCCCTCAAGAAATACCAACCtaatttgtataatttttttttttcctgcttaattTAGCATTGAGAGTCCATGATAAGTAGATGCACCTTGTCAGTATTGAGGAAATTCGGTGtatgggaggagaagggagaagtaATAAGATACTCAGTTGTTACAGTACTGACAATTGAGGATTGCTGACTTTTAATAACGTGCTATTATTGGTGCTGCATTTTCCCTTGATTACAGCTTTTGCCCATGTATATTTGAAGCAACATTTAAGATCAAAACCAGGCATTTTGGGCTTCAAAATGAACGTATTGGGTCCCATGGAGTCCTCGTGAAAGCATTCCATGGTTTCTTTTTACTGATTTTTAGGCCAGCTATGTTTTGCTATGGTGTCAAAACCTCCCACTGCCCTTCCTAGGAGGTTCAGGTAGGCAAAGATTACCTGGCCTGCAGTGTATTCCAGAGCCTAGAATGAGATAGGTAAGATATTGCTGCATACAACATAAATAATAGATCCAGaacaaggttttttttcagacttaCCATGGGAAGGCACAATGAAACTGTCACTGTTTTTCAGGAGGCACTGTGGAACATTCCAGATTATAAAACTTGAACCAAATTGGCATATGCACTTTAAGGTCTGGGACAGGCTGTTATGGAAGAACAAAGGACTTGGTAACAGCACGGAATTGCAGTAGTTTGCAATGTTCATTTAAAGCTGAGTGGGGCCTTTTTTGCAGGGGGGAGATCTTGTTGGTGACTGACTTAGAGCAACAACAGAAGCACTCTGAATTGGGCATCCATGATATTACACATGATCCATCAGATCAGCCTTTTTTGCTGAATCCAGTGGCACCAAACAGAGCTGCAGACACAGGCTTCTCTTTAATGGTTGGGGTTTGCCTTCATAGTTTTTCTGTGAGTCTCTTCGAAAAGTTTCTCTGCTTGTCTTCTTTTgcattgcagaaaaataaaaaaaaaaaaaagacaacacaCAAAAGACTGCGTTGTGCTGAGCCCTGCTTCAAAATGTGTGTTAAAGTGTCTGATTCCTGATTTAAAAACACTGAGCAGGCTTCACTATATTTTTGATGTGGAGCATTAAAAAGAGCTCCTTTTTATTGTGGTGGCGTCAATTGCAACTGTGCTTTGAATGAAGTGACTCAGTAATTTCATACATAGGCATTTGCCAAAATGTAATGTTGCATTTCACTCCAGCTCACCTGAGTTAAATGTGCTGAATCCTTCGTTTCTACGGGGGCAGTATCAGCAGTGAGGGTGAGTGCTCTATAAAACCCAGCAAAAATCTGTAACTTCTTTCAGAGATAGCAGTTACTGGCCTAAAGGGCGTGAGGGTTCTCTTGCTGAATGCCTTGGTACTCGTTCTGTCTGACACCAGAGACCATTTAGTGCCTGGGACCATGGCAACGAGCTAGGAGTGAAAGAAACACTGACCAGGTAAATAAAGAACTTGGAGAAAATAAGTACTACCTGTTTGCAGTATTGACTGCCTGAGAGGGGAGGTGGGATTCCAGACCTCTCATGGGAAATGAGAAAACTCTCTGAATATCACTTTTAAAGAGCATTCATGCTGTAGCCACGGAGCTCAGCGTGAGGGGAATGCTTTAATAGACAGCTGAGATGAGATGCTGACAAGCACCTGTTTAGTGCAGGAAGATGCAGTTTGTTACATCATCAGTTTCATTGAAAGTTCTGTTCTTCATTACAGCCTCTGCTGGTTTCGTCTTCTGTAGGCAACACAAAAGAATAGTGATTGCTATTAATATCAAACTGGTTTAAAgttttttttgctctgtttcctTGACACgtgaatgttttaaaaaaaaaatcttcaaacaCTCAGCTGTCGATTTAAAACAAGCGTGCAgtgtctgtgctgggctgttttCAGAGCAGTGCCTTGCTCTCAGAAGGAGAAGGTCTGACTGTAGGGGCTCCTAGGAGCTGGCAGAGCAACGTTCTGCGTGTGTCCTCAGGTAATGGGGGAGCCTCCTGCAGTGAGCAAACCCTTGGTCCTGATAAATAAGGACTTCAGAGCCCAGTGCTAGGTTGTGCTGTCAGCATTCTGAATCTCAGAAAGAACTGTGCATCCCAGAGCGCAAGCAAATAGCTCTGCTTGGGTTTATAACTTGATTATTCAGCTGTCCACTGGTCCAGTCACAATATAGTTTTATCATGCCAAAGTCCTGCCACTAACGTGCTAAAACCCAAAGATCCCAAGTGCTTTACAAGAAAGAGAAGTTTGTGTTAGGTGTTACTCTGGTTGAAATTGTGTGCCAGAGAAACCCTCTAGCTGAGCTGTTATGGCTCCAGATTACTGCTCCTGCTTCTGTCAGACCTTTCCCAGGGACACTGGCAActctcagaaaaataattttattgtgaCTTGggcattttacatttttaaattatagtgGTGAAATACGTTTCTGATGTGAATGGATTTACACTGGGGATCATTTTAGTTCTACTAATGTAGTTCAAATGATTTCACATTGACATACATTTCAgctaaaaataatgcaaaatgaGATATTTCAGGTTCGCTTGCAGTGGTGAAAAAATTTGGAGGAGTTCCATTAGAATTCATGAAATCACAGCAGCACCAAATCTGATTTCAAATATACTCTGATACTTAACAGTGTGCTGGCATTTGTTTAAAGAATTTCCTAAGCATTTTTATAGTAATCTTAAGTGCGGAGGCCATAAGACTCCTAAGGAGAGAGTTTTGCCAGCTGAAGGGTTGGATTTAATGGCTGACTTCAGAGATCCATAAATTTGTTCCTTATTGCATTTCTGATGTTACATTGGTTCCTTGAAAACATCAGCCTGGATGCTGAACTTTATACCAAAAGAAGTGTTGTGTAACCCAGTTAGAGTGAAGGGTTTTAGTGTTCAGTTAAGATTTCTGGAGTGATTCCACAAGAGGCTAATTCCATTTgatggaaaatataatttgtttgtATTTGAAGGAACGTTCTTCTGCTTAGACAGGTTTTTGTGTCTAGAATCCACCTCTGTGGTGTTCGTGTAATGCAGGATAAATCTGGGAGATCCAGGGGATAAAAAGGCCCATTGTGATCATGATTACATCTGGTTCCTGACAATAGTGTCCTTGGTGTTTGGGGACACTCATAGGCATTCTTGTGGTCATAAAAATTGGGCTTTGAGTGTGTTTTCAGTCCATACAGCTTCAGAAGGTGAAAGTTATTTTCATAATACTGGTGTGGCAAGAGTTTGGGATCAGGCCATAACCTTGAATAAAGGGTGTTAGAGTGTAACTCCTGACATGGAACATTCCTGTCAAGTTTGCTGGCAGGTGTTGAGAGTCATTTGACTCAGGATCTGAAAATTCAGTGCTGAGCTGCCCAAGAACATGAGGTACTTCATATTTGCATAAGTGTAGGATAAATGTGCTATGGAAAGGCAGCTAAATAGCAGAAAGTCTGTTGCTGAAAAGTCTCTCACACAGCATTGAGAAGTGAGCTGTGTCTTTCTGGCCATCCTGGATGCATAGAACTCATTCTGAACACAAACTAATTTTTGTTATAATCTTTATAGGTAATCCTCAAATTGAATATAACTTATCCACTGTGTCATTCCCTCTATTCCTCTATTTTTTTACTGGTTCTTTATTACTTTTTACTGTCATTGTACCCAGTtctaaatatgtaaataaatattaaaaaaaaaattaatgaattgaCATGAGACagtaagaaacaaaaacaaacattaaaaactCCCCAACTACAGCATCCAGCATGTAAGTTATGTGTTTTTCTTATGATGAAATAATCTAAATAACAGAATAACTTCTGTAGACATGGGGCAGGGTATACACTTTCCTTTTGCTATAACTGATCAAATGCTTCAGATTTTGCAGTGAATTAGATCTAGTTGACAGATTTATCAGATTTTTGCACCTCCATTTGAAACCAATCAAAAAATTGGCACTTTTGTAGAAATGAACATCTTTAATTTCCAGAGAGGCTGTCTGATGTGGACAAAGTGATTGGCAGATTAATTCTGGGTGAAagtgcattaattttttttttacctgaaacCCAGGTACTCTACATA
This portion of the Vidua chalybeata isolate OUT-0048 chromosome 6, bVidCha1 merged haplotype, whole genome shotgun sequence genome encodes:
- the KCNA4 gene encoding potassium voltage-gated channel subfamily A member 4, whose product is MEVAMVSADSSGCNTHMPYGYAAQARARERERLAQSRAAAAAAVAAATAAVEGGAAGGGGPYHHYHQEQARGASASRGGLPRRQSGKRRKKGKRRSHHLGSRECGASFPCSELLPLSGSEERILKDLSEEEEEDEDEDEDDEEEGKLYYSDDYGEDEFSYSDQPPDDGGGPGGYSSVRYSEYECCERVVINVSGLRFETQLKTLAQFPETLLGDPAKRGRYFDPLRNEYFFDRNRPSFDAILYYYQSGGRLKRPVNVPFDIFSEEVKFYQLGEEAMLKFREDEGFVKEEEEKVLPENEFKRQVWLLFEYPESSSPARGIAIVSVLVILISIVIFCLETLPEFRDDKEFVMSLSLGKGLSNESLRLDAGEHTIFNDPFFIVETVCIIWFSFEFTVRCFACPSKAHFFKNVMNIIDIVSILPYFITLGTDLAQEQGSQQAMSFAILRIIRLVRVFRIFKLSRHSKGLQILGHTLRASMRELGLLIFFLFIGVILFSSAVYFAEADEPATHFQSIPDAFWWAVVTMTTVGYGDMKPITVGGKIVGSLCAIAGVLTIALPVPVIVSNFNYFYHRETENEEHTQMMQNAVSCPYLPTNLLKKFRSASSSSTEDKSEYLEMEEGVKESLCVKETKSQDTGNSSESEKKNCVNSNSVETDV